The stretch of DNA TACCGTCCACCATAGGGCAGTATGCCACATACCATGTCATTCCTATAGCGCCAAGTGTTTGTGCTGTTTCTATGAACGCTTCGGATAGCGGCTCGAAATGGACCCTCATATCTTCGATGGCATCAGATCCCAGGAATGCGTCAATGCTCTCATCTATCTCCCCGTACCGCTCCATCCAGAACATATGGT from Marinilabiliales bacterium encodes:
- a CDS encoding DUF3347 domain-containing protein, whose amino-acid sequence is HMFWMERYGEIDESIDAFLGSDAIEDMRVHFEPLSEAFIETAQTLGAIGMTWYVAYCPMVDGNRGAYWLSEFEEILNPYFGSMMLRCGEVRETIREGVGSGSNDEPREMAGHVH